One window of Candidatus Poribacteria bacterium genomic DNA carries:
- a CDS encoding PPC domain-containing protein: MPNMLFRQKRWVNSSFSHLLTKWCFLVIAIFFLTMSFAYAQVQPALTAVFPQGGQQGQDVEVTLKGTNLGTATAVWFSGSGITGEIKEKTGQAAVLFNGAGISGRIPTDAQLVASLTIAPDAQLGIQQIRIVTPYGVSNARSFVVGNLREVMEEEAEESGSEMETDWLALPVTVNGTIASIDDKDSFTFELKKDARLICEVTAQRIGSLLDSYLVLQDANGAEVANSGLGNGFDSVLDYTALETGKYTLHIRDIRYKGGNGYDYRLSIGELPYLETIFPLGGRRGTENTITVTGANLETVTSIQVSIEAETPTGEQSLRVQTPSGLATNPRPFTIGKWAEMTETEPNNTADKANAVTAPITLNGKIDKSDDVDRFSFEIVEPQFLVFEVEARKLSSNLDALLTLYGPKKSMEEEAAKEMVSNGEKEQVLMVNDDASSADARINWNFVEAGKYTIAIRDLNNQGGEAYPYRLNIRPLEPSCQLSVVAFDNRNRPSAMDNPRVSRGGSVTMQVNVVRLDQFNGPIRLLCPDLPKTFDVSSTIIGVGQNQALLTVTAPWDAPLGLMPLSIVGVCAVGNRQIERVANPSPILLTVMDAPEFTLKLAEIGLSAVHNKTVDLHVTADRHGDFVGPIALSVSGLPNRVSAAGVTIAEGETAATITVKAGTFERREQFSVLPIPGTNYISVNGTATVSGETVKQSTPAIPLTIVEAPFIVTVEPLRFSIVFPATSKGDTATLSDSGTVAIAANPTADTEATENEAPLTKEAMLTLTIVRQGGFTDEITLTPLDVPEGFTTEAATIPANETEVKVPLQALSSLTAETYQFKFRGSATINGKPFEQDSPVLQVKIIH, from the coding sequence ATGCCTAACATGTTATTTCGGCAGAAGAGATGGGTTAATTCGTCGTTTTCTCATCTCTTAACAAAATGGTGCTTTCTCGTCATAGCGATCTTTTTCCTAACGATGAGTTTCGCATATGCACAGGTACAACCTGCCCTGACAGCCGTATTTCCACAGGGCGGTCAACAAGGACAAGATGTGGAAGTCACACTCAAAGGCACAAATCTCGGAACGGCAACAGCGGTGTGGTTCAGCGGGAGTGGTATCACCGGAGAAATTAAGGAGAAAACCGGACAGGCTGCTGTCCTCTTCAACGGGGCAGGTATTTCTGGACGTATTCCTACTGACGCGCAGTTGGTCGCATCGTTGACGATTGCCCCTGATGCTCAATTAGGTATCCAGCAGATACGCATCGTTACTCCGTATGGTGTTTCCAACGCAAGGAGTTTCGTCGTCGGAAATCTGCGAGAAGTCATGGAGGAGGAAGCAGAGGAATCGGGGTCGGAAATGGAAACCGACTGGCTTGCACTGCCAGTTACCGTGAACGGCACAATCGCGTCGATTGACGATAAAGATAGTTTCACCTTTGAACTGAAAAAAGATGCACGGCTTATCTGTGAGGTGACAGCGCAGCGAATAGGTTCACTACTGGATTCCTACCTTGTCCTCCAAGATGCTAACGGGGCTGAAGTCGCCAACAGCGGGCTTGGCAATGGATTCGATTCCGTTCTGGATTACACAGCACTTGAAACAGGGAAGTACACACTTCACATTCGCGATATCCGTTACAAAGGTGGAAATGGGTATGACTATCGATTGAGCATCGGCGAGCTGCCATATCTTGAGACGATTTTCCCGCTCGGTGGACGACGCGGCACCGAGAATACAATCACCGTCACTGGTGCGAACCTTGAAACAGTAACATCTATACAGGTTTCAATAGAGGCGGAAACACCAACAGGCGAACAATCCCTACGGGTACAGACACCCTCTGGATTGGCAACCAATCCCCGTCCTTTCACTATCGGAAAGTGGGCGGAAATGACAGAAACTGAACCGAACAATACAGCAGACAAAGCAAACGCTGTGACGGCCCCAATAACGCTCAACGGGAAAATTGACAAATCCGACGATGTGGATCGGTTTTCATTTGAGATTGTGGAACCTCAGTTCCTCGTTTTCGAGGTAGAGGCACGTAAACTATCGTCAAACCTTGATGCGCTGCTCACGCTCTACGGTCCTAAAAAGTCGATGGAAGAAGAAGCCGCGAAAGAAATGGTGTCGAACGGTGAGAAAGAGCAGGTCTTGATGGTGAACGACGATGCCAGCAGTGCCGATGCACGCATTAACTGGAATTTTGTGGAAGCTGGAAAGTATACTATCGCCATCCGGGATCTGAACAATCAAGGTGGTGAGGCTTATCCCTACCGCTTAAACATCCGTCCGTTAGAGCCAAGCTGCCAACTCAGTGTAGTTGCCTTTGACAATAGGAACCGTCCGTCCGCTATGGATAACCCGCGCGTCAGCAGAGGTGGTAGTGTCACAATGCAGGTTAACGTTGTCCGTCTTGACCAGTTCAATGGTCCAATTCGCCTGCTTTGTCCAGATCTTCCGAAAACGTTTGATGTAAGTTCTACTATTATTGGAGTGGGTCAAAACCAGGCACTGCTCACAGTGACGGCTCCGTGGGACGCGCCACTTGGACTGATGCCACTTTCCATCGTCGGTGTTTGTGCGGTTGGCAATCGCCAGATAGAACGTGTCGCCAACCCCTCTCCAATCCTACTCACTGTGATGGATGCACCGGAGTTCACACTGAAGCTTGCAGAAATCGGATTAAGTGCTGTGCACAACAAAACGGTTGACCTTCATGTGACAGCTGACCGACATGGCGACTTCGTTGGTCCCATTGCGCTCTCGGTATCGGGACTTCCAAATCGTGTTTCCGCTGCCGGTGTCACTATTGCTGAAGGCGAAACGGCTGCGACGATTACGGTTAAAGCGGGGACCTTCGAGCGCAGGGAGCAGTTTTCTGTCCTGCCGATACCTGGCACAAATTATATTTCAGTGAATGGAACGGCGACTGTCAGTGGTGAGACAGTGAAACAATCGACCCCTGCTATTCCGTTGACTATTGTTGAGGCACCTTTCATTGTAACGGTAGAACCACTGCGCTTCAGCATTGTCTTCCCGGCAACCTCAAAAGGTGATACAGCCACGCTATCGGATAGTGGTACCGTAGCGATCGCAGCAAATCCGACGGCAGATACTGAGGCTACAGAAAACGAGGCCCCTCTTACAAAGGAAGCGATGTTGACGTTAACGATCGTCCGACAGGGCGGCTTCACGGATGAAATCACGCTGACGCCGCTTGATGTACCGGAAGGGTTCACCACGGAAGCAGCTACCATCCCGGCAAACGAGACCGAGGTCAAAGTCCCGCTACAGGCACTCAGTTCTTTAACGGCGGAGACCTACCAGTTTAAATTTCGCGGTTCTGCGACGATTAACGGTAAACCGTTTGAACAGGATAGTCCTGTTCTTCAGGTAAAAATTATTCATTAG